A genomic segment from Streptomyces antibioticus encodes:
- a CDS encoding polyribonucleotide nucleotidyltransferase produces MENETHYAEAVIDNGAFGTRTIRFETGRLAKQAAGSAVAYLDDDTMVLSATTASKNPKDQLDFFPLTVDVEERMYAAGKIPGSFFRREGRPSEDAILTCRLIDRPLRPSFKKGLRNEIQVVATIMALNPDHLYDVVAINAASASTQLAGLPFSGPIGGVRVALIRGQWVAFPTHTELEDAVFDMVVAGRVLEDGDVAIMMVEAEATEKTIQLVKDGAEAPTEEVVAAGLDAAKPFIKVLCKAQADLAAKAAKPTGEFPVFLDYQDDVLEALSAAVRPELSAALTIAGKQDREAELDRVKALAAEKLLPEFEGREKEISAAYRSLTKQLVRERVIKEKKRIDGRGVTDIRTLAAEVEAIPRVHGSALFERGETQILGVTTLNMLRMEQQLDTLSPVTRKRYMHNYNFPPYSVGETGRVGSPKRREIGHGALAERAIVPVLPTREEFPYAIRQVSEALGSNGSTSMGSVCASTMSLLNAGVPLKAPVAGIAMGLISQEINGETHYVALTDILGAEDAFGDMDFKVAGTKEFVTALQLDTKLDGIPASVLAAALKQARDARLHILDVMMEAIDTPDEMSPNAPRIITVKIPVDKIGEVIGPKGKMINQIQEDTGAEITIEDDGTIYIGAADGPAAEAARATINGIANPTMPEVGERYLGTVVKTTTFGAFVSLLPGKDGLLHISQIRKLAGGKRVENVEDVLGVGQKVQVEIAEIDSRGKLSLIPVIEGEEAASDEKKDDAEQ; encoded by the coding sequence GTGGAGAACGAGACCCACTACGCCGAGGCCGTCATCGACAACGGCGCCTTCGGCACCCGCACCATCCGCTTCGAGACGGGCCGCCTGGCCAAGCAGGCCGCCGGCTCCGCCGTGGCGTACCTGGACGACGACACCATGGTGCTGTCGGCCACCACCGCCTCCAAGAACCCCAAGGACCAGCTCGACTTCTTCCCCCTCACGGTGGACGTCGAGGAGCGGATGTACGCCGCCGGCAAGATCCCCGGCAGCTTCTTCCGCCGTGAGGGCCGTCCCTCCGAGGACGCCATCCTCACCTGCCGCCTGATCGACCGCCCGCTGCGCCCGTCCTTCAAGAAGGGCCTGCGCAACGAGATCCAGGTCGTCGCCACGATCATGGCGCTCAACCCCGACCACCTGTACGACGTCGTGGCGATCAACGCCGCCTCCGCGTCCACGCAGCTCGCCGGTCTGCCCTTCTCCGGCCCGATCGGCGGCGTCCGCGTCGCGCTGATCCGCGGCCAGTGGGTGGCCTTCCCGACGCACACCGAGCTCGAGGACGCCGTCTTCGACATGGTCGTCGCGGGCCGCGTCCTGGAGGACGGCGACGTCGCGATCATGATGGTCGAGGCCGAGGCCACCGAGAAGACCATCCAGCTCGTCAAGGACGGCGCCGAGGCCCCGACCGAAGAGGTCGTCGCCGCCGGTCTGGACGCCGCGAAGCCCTTCATCAAGGTGCTCTGCAAGGCGCAGGCCGACCTCGCCGCCAAGGCCGCCAAGCCGACCGGTGAGTTCCCCGTCTTCCTCGACTACCAGGACGACGTCCTGGAGGCGCTGTCCGCCGCCGTCCGCCCGGAGCTGTCCGCCGCGCTGACCATCGCCGGCAAGCAGGACCGCGAGGCCGAGCTGGACCGCGTCAAGGCGCTCGCCGCCGAGAAGCTCCTGCCGGAGTTCGAGGGCCGCGAGAAGGAGATCTCCGCCGCGTACCGCTCCCTGACCAAGCAGCTCGTCCGCGAGCGCGTGATCAAGGAGAAGAAGCGCATCGACGGCCGCGGTGTCACGGACATCCGTACGCTCGCCGCCGAGGTCGAGGCCATCCCGCGCGTGCACGGCTCGGCGCTGTTCGAGCGTGGCGAGACCCAGATCCTGGGCGTCACCACCCTCAACATGCTCCGCATGGAGCAGCAGCTCGACACCCTCTCCCCGGTGACGCGCAAGCGCTACATGCACAACTACAACTTCCCGCCGTACTCCGTCGGCGAGACCGGCCGCGTGGGCTCCCCCAAGCGCCGCGAGATCGGCCACGGCGCCCTCGCCGAGCGCGCCATCGTGCCGGTCCTGCCGACCCGCGAGGAGTTCCCCTACGCGATCCGCCAGGTGTCCGAGGCCCTCGGCTCCAACGGCTCGACGTCCATGGGCTCGGTCTGCGCCTCCACCATGTCGCTGCTGAACGCCGGTGTGCCGCTCAAGGCCCCCGTCGCCGGTATCGCCATGGGCCTGATCTCCCAGGAGATCAACGGCGAGACGCACTACGTCGCCCTCACCGACATCCTCGGTGCGGAGGACGCCTTCGGCGACATGGACTTCAAGGTCGCCGGCACCAAGGAGTTCGTCACCGCCCTCCAGCTCGACACCAAGCTGGACGGCATCCCCGCCTCCGTCCTGGCCGCCGCCCTCAAGCAGGCCCGTGACGCCCGCCTCCACATCCTCGACGTGATGATGGAAGCGATCGACACGCCGGACGAGATGTCCCCCAACGCCCCGCGGATCATCACCGTCAAGATCCCCGTGGACAAGATCGGCGAGGTCATCGGCCCGAAGGGCAAGATGATCAACCAGATCCAGGAGGACACCGGCGCCGAGATCACGATCGAGGACGACGGCACCATCTACATCGGTGCCGCCGACGGCCCGGCCGCCGAGGCCGCCCGCGCCACGATCAACGGCATCGCCAACCCGACCATGCCGGAGGTCGGCGAGCGCTACCTGGGTACGGTCGTCAAGACCACCACCTTCGGCGCGTTCGTCTCGCTGCTCCCGGGCAAGGACGGTCTGCTGCACATCTCGCAGATCCGCAAGCTCGCCGGCGGCAAGCGCGTGGAGAACGTCGAGGACGTCCTCGGTGTGGGCCAGAAGGTCCAGGTCGAGATCGCCGAGATCGACTCCCGCGGCAAGCTCTCCCTCATCCCCGTGATCGAGGGCGAGGAAGCCGCCTCGGACGAGAAGAAGGACGACGCCGAGCAGTGA
- a CDS encoding M16 family metallopeptidase: MTSRSSQATARTSSEARAVARTQTLIKGENGIGTVRKTTLPGGLRIVTETLPSVRSATFGIWAHVGSRDETPSLNGATHYLEHLLFKGTGRRSALDISSALDAVGGEMNAFTAKEYTCYYARVLDTDLPLAIDVVCDMLTGSLILEEDVNVERGAILEEIAMTEDDPGDCVHDLFAHTMFGDNALGRPVLGTVDTVNALTADRIRRFYKKHYDPTHLVVAAAGNIDHHKVVRQVRAAFEKAGALKNPDAVPIAPRDGRRILRTAGRVELLGRKTEQAHIVLGMPGMARTDDRRWALGVLNTALGGGMSSRLFQEVREKRGLAYSVYSYTSGFADCGLFGVYAGCRPSQVHDVLKICRDELDQVAEHGLSDDEIERAIGQLRGSTVLGLEDTGALMNRIGKSELCWGEQMSVDDMLGRIAAVTPDEVRAVARDILGRRPSLSVIGPLKDKQAARLHDAVA, translated from the coding sequence GTGACGTCCCGTAGCTCCCAGGCGACGGCCCGCACCTCCTCGGAGGCGCGGGCCGTCGCCCGTACCCAAACCCTGATCAAGGGCGAGAACGGCATCGGCACGGTCCGCAAGACCACCCTCCCGGGCGGTCTGCGCATCGTCACCGAGACCCTGCCGTCGGTGCGCTCCGCGACCTTCGGCATCTGGGCCCACGTCGGCTCCCGCGACGAGACGCCCTCGCTGAACGGCGCCACGCACTACCTGGAGCACCTGCTCTTCAAGGGCACCGGCCGCAGGTCCGCGCTGGACATCTCCTCCGCCCTCGACGCGGTCGGCGGCGAGATGAACGCGTTCACCGCCAAGGAGTACACGTGCTACTACGCGCGCGTGCTCGACACCGACCTGCCGCTCGCCATCGACGTCGTCTGCGACATGCTGACCGGCTCCCTGATCCTCGAAGAGGACGTGAACGTCGAACGCGGCGCGATCCTCGAAGAGATCGCCATGACCGAGGACGACCCCGGCGACTGCGTGCACGACCTGTTCGCGCACACCATGTTCGGCGACAACGCCCTCGGCCGCCCGGTCCTCGGCACCGTGGACACCGTCAACGCCCTCACCGCCGACCGGATCCGCCGCTTCTACAAGAAGCACTACGACCCCACCCACCTGGTGGTCGCCGCGGCCGGCAACATCGACCACCACAAGGTCGTACGCCAGGTCCGCGCGGCCTTCGAGAAGGCCGGCGCCCTCAAGAACCCGGACGCCGTCCCGATCGCCCCGCGCGACGGCCGCCGCATTCTGCGCACCGCGGGCCGCGTCGAACTCCTCGGCCGCAAGACCGAACAGGCGCACATCGTCCTCGGCATGCCCGGGATGGCCCGCACCGACGACCGCCGCTGGGCGCTCGGCGTGCTGAACACCGCCCTCGGCGGCGGCATGTCCTCCCGGCTCTTCCAGGAGGTCCGCGAGAAGCGCGGCCTGGCCTACAGCGTGTACTCGTACACCTCCGGCTTCGCCGACTGCGGCCTGTTCGGCGTGTACGCGGGCTGCCGGCCCTCGCAGGTCCACGACGTCCTGAAGATCTGCCGCGACGAACTGGACCAGGTCGCCGAACACGGCCTGTCCGACGACGAGATAGAGCGCGCCATCGGCCAGCTCCGGGGCTCCACGGTCCTCGGCCTGGAGGACACCGGCGCGCTCATGAACCGCATCGGCAAGAGCGAACTGTGCTGGGGCGAGCAGATGTCCGTCGACGACATGCTGGGCCGGATAGCGGCCGTGACCCCCGACGAGGTCCGCGCGGTCGCCCGCGACATCCTGGGACGGCGCCCGTCGCTGTCGGTCATCGGCCCCCTCAAGGACAAGCAGGCCGCCCGGCTGCACGACGCGGTCGCCTGA
- the dapA gene encoding 4-hydroxy-tetrahydrodipicolinate synthase, translated as MAPTSTPQTPFGRVLTAMVTPFTADGALDLDGAQRLATHLVDAGNDGLIINGTTGESPTTSDAEKTDLVRAVLEAVGDRAHIVAGVGTNDTHHSIELAKAAEKTGAHGLLVVTPYYNKPPQDGLYRHFTAVADATELPAMLYDIPGRSGVPISTETLVRLAEHPRIVANKDAKGDLGRASWAIARSGLAWYSGDDMLNLPLLSVGAVGFVSVVGHLVTPDLRALVDAFVAGDVQKATEIHQKLLPVYTGVFRTQGVMTTKAALALQGLPAGPLRLPMVECSAEEIEQLKIDLAAGGVQL; from the coding sequence ATGGCTCCGACCTCCACTCCGCAGACCCCCTTCGGGCGGGTCCTCACCGCCATGGTCACGCCCTTCACGGCGGACGGCGCGCTCGACCTCGACGGCGCGCAGCGGCTCGCCACCCATCTGGTGGACGCAGGCAACGACGGCCTGATCATCAACGGCACCACCGGTGAGTCCCCGACCACCAGCGACGCGGAGAAAACGGACCTGGTACGAGCCGTCCTGGAGGCCGTCGGAGACCGGGCCCACATCGTGGCCGGCGTCGGCACCAACGACACCCACCACAGCATCGAGCTGGCCAAGGCCGCCGAGAAGACCGGCGCGCACGGCCTCCTGGTCGTCACCCCGTACTACAACAAGCCCCCGCAGGACGGCCTGTACCGCCACTTCACGGCCGTCGCCGACGCCACCGAACTGCCGGCCATGCTCTACGACATCCCCGGCCGCAGCGGCGTCCCGATCAGCACCGAGACCCTCGTCCGCCTCGCCGAGCACCCGAGGATCGTCGCGAACAAGGACGCCAAGGGCGACCTCGGCCGGGCGAGCTGGGCCATCGCCCGCTCCGGACTCGCCTGGTACTCCGGCGACGACATGCTGAACCTCCCGCTGCTCTCCGTGGGCGCGGTCGGGTTCGTCTCCGTCGTCGGCCACCTCGTCACCCCCGACCTGCGCGCCCTCGTGGACGCGTTCGTCGCCGGGGACGTCCAGAAGGCCACCGAGATCCACCAGAAGCTGCTCCCGGTCTACACGGGTGTCTTCCGCACCCAGGGCGTCATGACCACCAAGGCCGCGCTCGCCCTCCAGGGCCTGCCCGCCGGACCGCTGCGCCTTCCCATGGTCGAGTGCTCGGCCGAAGAGATCGAGCAGCTCAAGATCGATCTTGCCGCGGGCGGGGTACAGCTCTGA
- a CDS encoding DegT/DnrJ/EryC1/StrS family aminotransferase — MLRAAGVGVGDEVVVPSFGNAEVAGAVTLVGALPVFADIDPVTYCLDPGAVEAVVTPRTAAVVVVHRFGRPAEVGPLRGLGRRHGLLVLEQGESDEPYDEIARRRERAAYLDARLRGVRRPEGGDGHTYQQYVVRVPGNGRPDRDAFARALRGRGVECRVPVKTPLHRLPEFRRCVSLPETELAADETLSLPVDATLTRRDMQRIVAACNALGGLLQPAF, encoded by the coding sequence ATGCTCAGGGCCGCCGGCGTCGGAGTCGGTGACGAGGTCGTCGTACCGTCCTTCGGGAACGCCGAAGTCGCCGGTGCGGTCACCCTCGTGGGTGCGCTGCCGGTGTTCGCCGACATCGACCCCGTGACGTACTGCCTGGACCCGGGGGCCGTCGAGGCCGTCGTAACTCCGCGGACGGCGGCCGTCGTTGTCGTGCACCGGTTCGGACGACCGGCCGAGGTCGGGCCGTTGCGGGGGCTCGGGCGGCGGCACGGGCTGCTGGTGCTGGAGCAGGGGGAGTCCGACGAGCCGTACGACGAGATCGCTCGGCGTCGGGAGCGGGCCGCCTATCTCGATGCCCGGCTGCGCGGGGTGCGCAGGCCCGAGGGCGGGGACGGGCACACCTATCAGCAGTACGTGGTGCGGGTGCCGGGGAACGGCCGGCCCGACCGTGACGCCTTCGCACGCGCCTTGCGGGGCAGGGGAGTTGAGTGCCGGGTGCCCGTGAAGACGCCGCTGCACCGGCTGCCCGAGTTCCGGCGCTGTGTGTCCTTGCCGGAGACCGAGCTGGCCGCCGACGAGACGCTTTCCCTGCCGGTCGACGCCACGTTGACGAGACGGGACATGCAGCGCATCGTCGCCGCGTGCAACGCACTCGGAGGACTGCTTCAGCCCGCCTTCTGA
- the rpsO gene encoding 30S ribosomal protein S15 has protein sequence MSLDAATKKQIIAEFGQKEGDTGSPEVQVAMLSRRISDLTEHLKTHKHDHHSRRGLLILVGQRRRLLQYLAKKDIQRFRTLVDRLGIRRGAAGAK, from the coding sequence AGAAGCAGATCATCGCCGAGTTCGGCCAGAAGGAGGGCGACACCGGCTCTCCCGAGGTCCAGGTCGCCATGCTCTCGCGTCGGATCTCCGACCTGACCGAGCACCTCAAGACCCACAAGCACGACCACCACTCCCGCCGTGGTCTGCTGATCCTGGTCGGCCAGCGTCGCCGCCTGCTTCAGTACCTGGCCAAGAAGGACATCCAGCGCTTCCGTACGCTGGTCGACCGCCTCGGCATCCGCCGCGGTGCGGCCGGCGCCAAGTAA
- the dapB gene encoding 4-hydroxy-tetrahydrodipicolinate reductase: MSKLRVAVLGARGRIGSEAVRAVEAAEDLELVAALGRGDKLETLAETGAQVAVELTTPDSVMENLEYCVGHGIHAVVGTTGWTDERLTRLKGWLAASPETGVLIAPNFSIGAVLTMKFAQIAAPYFESVEVIELHHPNKVDAPSGTATRTAQLIAEARRAAGSPPAPDATATALDGARGADVDGVPVHAVRLRGLLAHQEVLLGGEGETLTVRHDSLHHSSFMPGILLGARRVVTTPGLTFGLEHFLDLG, from the coding sequence ATGAGCAAGCTGCGTGTGGCGGTCCTCGGCGCCCGGGGCCGGATCGGCTCCGAGGCGGTCCGTGCGGTCGAGGCCGCGGAGGACCTGGAGCTGGTGGCGGCCCTGGGCCGCGGCGACAAACTGGAGACGCTGGCCGAGACCGGCGCCCAGGTCGCCGTCGAACTCACCACGCCGGACTCCGTGATGGAGAACCTCGAGTACTGCGTCGGGCACGGCATCCACGCCGTCGTCGGTACGACGGGCTGGACCGACGAGCGCCTCACCCGGCTCAAGGGCTGGCTGGCCGCCTCCCCGGAGACTGGTGTGCTCATCGCGCCGAACTTCTCCATCGGGGCGGTCCTCACCATGAAGTTCGCCCAGATCGCGGCCCCGTACTTCGAGTCCGTCGAGGTCATCGAGCTGCACCACCCGAACAAGGTGGACGCCCCGTCCGGCACCGCCACCCGCACCGCCCAGCTCATCGCCGAGGCCCGCCGCGCGGCCGGCAGCCCGCCCGCCCCGGACGCCACGGCGACCGCCCTCGACGGCGCGCGCGGCGCCGACGTGGACGGCGTCCCGGTGCACGCGGTCCGCCTGCGGGGCCTGCTGGCCCACCAGGAGGTCCTGCTGGGCGGCGAGGGCGAGACCCTGACCGTCCGCCACGACTCGCTCCACCACAGCAGCTTCATGCCGGGCATCCTGCTCGGCGCCCGACGGGTGGTGACGACTCCGGGCCTCACCTTCGGCCTGGAGCACTTCCTGGACCTGGGCTGA
- a CDS encoding ribonuclease J, which yields MSHPHPELGPPPPLPKGGLRVTPLGGLGEIGRNMTVFEYDGRLLIVDCGVLFPEEEQPGIDLILPDFSSIRDRLDKIEGIVLTHGHEDHIGAVPYLLREKPDIPLIGSKLTLALIEAKLQEHRIRPYTLEVVEGNRERIGPFDCEFIAVNHSIPDALAVAIRTPAGMAVHTGDFKMDQLPLDGRLTDLHAFARLSEEGIDLLLSDSTNAEVPGFVPPERDISNVLRTVFANARKRIIVASFASHVHRIQQILDTAHEYGRRVAFVGRSMVRNMGIARDLGYLRVPPGLVVDVKTLDDLPDHEVVLVCTGSQGEPMAALSRMANRDHQIRIVPGDTVILASSLIPGNENAVYRVINGLTRWGANVVHKGNAKVHVSGHASAGELLYFYNICRPKNLMPVHGEWRHLRANAELGAMTGIPHDHIVIAEDGIAVDLLEGNAKISGKVQAGYVYVDGLSVGDVGEPALKDRKILGDEGIISVFVVVDSSTGKITGGPHIQARGSGIDDSAFADVVPRINEVLERSAQDGVVEPHQLQQLIRRTLGKWVSDNYRRRPMILPVVVEV from the coding sequence TTGAGTCATCCGCATCCCGAACTGGGCCCGCCCCCGCCGCTGCCGAAGGGCGGCCTGCGGGTCACCCCGCTCGGCGGTCTCGGCGAGATCGGCCGCAACATGACGGTCTTCGAGTACGACGGCCGTCTGCTCATCGTCGACTGCGGCGTGCTGTTCCCCGAGGAGGAGCAGCCCGGCATCGACCTGATCCTGCCGGACTTCTCGTCCATCAGGGACCGCCTCGACAAGATCGAGGGCATCGTCCTCACGCACGGCCACGAGGACCACATCGGTGCCGTCCCGTACCTGCTGCGCGAGAAGCCGGACATCCCGCTGATCGGCTCCAAGCTGACCCTCGCCCTCATCGAGGCGAAGCTCCAGGAGCACCGCATCCGCCCGTACACCCTCGAGGTGGTGGAGGGGAACCGCGAGCGCATCGGCCCCTTCGACTGCGAGTTCATCGCGGTCAACCACTCCATCCCGGACGCGCTCGCCGTGGCGATCCGCACCCCCGCCGGCATGGCCGTCCACACCGGCGACTTCAAGATGGACCAGCTCCCGCTGGACGGACGGCTCACCGACCTGCACGCGTTCGCCCGTCTGAGTGAAGAAGGCATCGACCTCCTCCTCTCCGACTCGACCAACGCCGAGGTCCCCGGCTTCGTACCGCCCGAGCGGGACATCTCCAACGTCCTGCGCACGGTCTTCGCCAACGCCCGCAAGCGGATCATCGTGGCCAGCTTCGCCAGCCACGTCCACCGCATCCAGCAGATCCTGGACACCGCGCACGAGTACGGCCGCCGGGTCGCCTTCGTGGGCCGCTCGATGGTCCGCAACATGGGCATCGCACGCGACCTGGGCTATCTGCGGGTCCCGCCGGGCCTGGTCGTGGACGTCAAGACCCTCGACGACCTCCCGGACCACGAGGTGGTCCTGGTCTGCACGGGTTCCCAGGGCGAGCCGATGGCGGCCCTGTCCCGGATGGCCAACCGCGACCACCAGATCCGCATCGTCCCCGGCGACACGGTGATCCTGGCGTCGTCCCTGATCCCGGGCAACGAGAACGCGGTCTACCGCGTGATCAACGGCCTGACCCGCTGGGGCGCGAACGTCGTCCACAAGGGCAACGCCAAGGTCCATGTCTCGGGCCACGCGTCCGCGGGCGAGCTGCTGTACTTCTACAACATCTGCCGCCCGAAGAACCTGATGCCGGTCCACGGCGAATGGCGCCACCTGCGCGCCAACGCCGAGCTGGGCGCCATGACGGGCATCCCGCACGACCACATCGTCATCGCCGAGGACGGCATCGCCGTCGACCTCCTCGAGGGCAACGCCAAGATCTCCGGCAAGGTCCAGGCGGGCTATGTCTACGTCGACGGCCTCTCGGTCGGCGACGTCGGCGAGCCGGCGCTGAAGGACCGGAAGATCCTCGGTGACGAGGGCATCATCTCGGTCTTCGTCGTCGTGGACTCCTCCACCGGCAAGATCACCGGCGGCCCGCACATCCAGGCCCGCGGCTCGGGCATCGACGACTCGGCCTTCGCCGACGTCGTCCCGAGGATCAACGAGGTCCTGGAGCGCTCGGCCCAGGACGGCGTGGTCGAGCCCCACCAACTGCAACAACTCATCCGCCGGACCCTCGGCAAGTGGGTCTCGGACAACTATCGGCGCCGGCCGATGATCCTCCCCGTCGTGGTGGAGGTCTGA
- the thyX gene encoding FAD-dependent thymidylate synthase yields the protein MRSDVTVELVKSSASDADVLFAARVSTLGEQSLEELQKDPERSKGLINYLMRDRHGSPFEHNSMTFFISAPIFVFREFMRHRVGWSYNEESGRYRELEPVFYVPDDSRKLVQEGRPGKYVFVEGTEDQQKLVGRTMEESYVQAYEAYQEMLAAGVAREVARAVLPVGLFSSMYATCNARSLMHFLGLRTQHELAKVPSFPQREIEMVGEKMEAEWMKLMPLTHAAFNANGRVAP from the coding sequence ATGCGCAGTGACGTCACCGTTGAGCTGGTCAAATCCAGCGCCTCGGACGCGGACGTCCTGTTTGCCGCCCGTGTCTCCACTCTCGGCGAGCAGTCGCTGGAGGAACTCCAGAAGGACCCCGAGCGCTCCAAGGGCCTCATCAACTACCTGATGCGCGACCGCCACGGCAGCCCCTTCGAGCACAACTCGATGACCTTCTTCATCAGCGCCCCGATCTTCGTCTTCCGCGAGTTCATGCGGCACCGGGTGGGCTGGTCCTACAACGAGGAGTCCGGCCGCTACCGGGAGCTGGAGCCGGTCTTCTACGTCCCGGACGACTCCCGCAAGCTGGTCCAGGAGGGACGCCCCGGAAAGTACGTCTTCGTGGAGGGCACCGAGGACCAGCAGAAGCTGGTGGGCCGGACCATGGAGGAGTCCTACGTCCAGGCGTACGAGGCGTATCAGGAAATGCTTGCCGCGGGCGTCGCCCGTGAGGTCGCGCGGGCGGTGCTTCCGGTCGGGCTGTTCTCCTCGATGTACGCCACCTGCAACGCGCGCTCGCTGATGCACTTCCTCGGGCTGCGCACCCAGCACGAGCTGGCCAAGGTGCCGTCGTTCCCGCAGCGGGAGATCGAGATGGTGGGCGAGAAGATGGAGGCCGAGTGGATGAAGCTCATGCCCCTGACGCACGCCGCCTTCAATGCCAACGGCCGTGTCGCCCCGTAG